The following are encoded in a window of Diorhabda sublineata isolate icDioSubl1.1 chromosome 3, icDioSubl1.1, whole genome shotgun sequence genomic DNA:
- the LOC130440906 gene encoding prostatic acid phosphatase-like: MRCQFLLILGIVYFAAEVYTSELIAVVLIFRHGDRTPVDPYPNDPYGNKSYWPVGFGQLTNKGKEQHFKFGKWLRKRYNNFLPEIYSEEDIYIMSTDVDRTLMSAEANLAGLYPPVGKEIWDKNMKWVPIPIHTRPVQLDPILAAKKPCPKYDKMYEELYETDYFKHISHENHDLYKYLTKNTGYTVSNLQKIQYLYSNLLIETLYNYTLPSWTSKVFPDKLFALASLGFAVETFTTEMARLKTGPLFDLIINYFTNRTNNIDGTPKVLILSAHDTTIANVLNSMGVFEYHCPPYTSTIFFELKKSSTKNTFLNLYYKNSSTPRQIKLKDCDVDCNFSDFVKILRPITISLNQWEIECKLNLFMWPLSFQWSIILSCSLIIIILIMSAVVAGIRSKKQCTTNYSQLPNEEYT, encoded by the exons atgagatgtcaatttttattaattttgggtATCGTTTATTTTGCAGCAGAGGTATATACAAGTGAATTAATTGCAGTTGTCTTG ATTTTTAGACACGGTGATAGAACACCTGTCGACCCTTATCCAAATGATCCATATGGAAATAAATCTTATTGGCCTGTTGGCTTTGGACAACTTACCAAT AAAGGAAAAGAACAACATTTTAAGTTTGGAAAATGGTTGAGAAAACGTTACAATAACTTTTTACCTGAGATTTATTCAGAAGAAGACATATATATAATGTCGACTGATGTTGACAGAACTCTGATGTCTGCCGAAGCAAATTTAGCTGGGTTATATCCCCCTGTAGGAAAAGAAATATGggacaaaaatatgaaatgggTCCCAATACCAATTCACACACGACCAGTACAGTTAGATCCAATATTAGCAGCTAAAAAACCCTGTCCTAAATATGATAAGATGTATGAAGAACTTTATGAAACTgattattttaaacatattagTCATGAAAATCatgatttgtataaatatctaACCAAAAATACTGGATATACAGTTTCCAATTTACAAAAGATACAATATTTATACAGTAATCTTTTAATAGAAActttatataattatacattACCAAGCTGGACATCTAAAGTTTTCCCTGATAAGCTGTTTGCTTTGGCAAGTTTAGGATTTGCTGTAGAAACGTTTACAACTGAAATGGCTAGATTAAAAACAGGTCCTTTATTTGAtctcattataaattattttactaatCGTACAAATAATATTGATGGTACGccaaaagttttaattttatctgcTCATGATACAACTATAGCTAACGTTCTCAATTCTATGGGAGTTTTTGAATATCACTGCCCTCCTTATACAAGTACCATTTTTTTTGAACTCAAAAAAAGTAGTACCaaaaatacatttctaaatttatattataaaaactcaAGCACACCTagacaaattaaattgaaagatTGTGATGTGGATTGTAACTTTTCAGATTTTGTTAAAATCTTAAGACCAATTACAATTAGTTTAAATCAATGGGAAATAGAATGCAAACTCAATTTGTTTATGTGGCCTCTTAGTTTTCAATGGAGTATAATTTTATCTTGCTCACTTATAATCATTATATTGATAATGTCTGCTGTAGTAGCTGGTATTCGGTCCAAAAAACAATGTACAACTAATTATTCACAACTTCCCAACGAAGAATACACATAA